The Acetomicrobium flavidum genome window below encodes:
- a CDS encoding helix-turn-helix domain-containing protein produces MSLGVRIKRLRHLRGLTQRELATMVGVSPGYIQALESNKRTGSLELMRKLADALGTDLSSLLDEAQRKQSKVYLDDLLSDEGTEIWYKGRKLDPRDTAMLARILDAILEHRLGE; encoded by the coding sequence ATGAGTTTGGGCGTGAGGATAAAAAGGCTGAGGCATTTACGTGGTTTGACGCAACGTGAGCTTGCCACGATGGTCGGGGTGAGTCCCGGCTACATACAGGCATTGGAGAGCAACAAAAGAACAGGCTCACTTGAATTGATGAGAAAGCTGGCCGATGCTTTGGGTACTGACCTTTCTTCGTTGCTTGATGAGGCACAAAGAAAACAATCCAAGGTCTATCTCGACGACCTGTTATCGGATGAAGGGACGGAAATTTGGTACAAAGGACGAAAGCTCGATCCGCGCGACACAGCGATGCTCGCGAGGATACTCGACGCCATCCTGGAGCACCGCCTAGGAGAATAA
- a CDS encoding YbaK/EbsC family protein: MSCDRHYTSEVQKVWETLKSLGYGGQILVSDQTIFTVEDASKAIGVPEEQILKSLIFLVDDEPVLVLMSGSNKVDIKKVKKALGARKVKMAGPEYIEENFGYKVGGVPPVGYDTKMRALIDEDVRKYEILWAAAGNDHAFFPVSPDELVALTGGLVCDLKKQ; this comes from the coding sequence ATGAGCTGTGATCGGCATTACACCAGTGAAGTTCAGAAGGTATGGGAAACGTTAAAAAGCTTGGGGTATGGCGGTCAAATATTGGTGAGCGATCAGACGATCTTTACGGTCGAAGATGCTTCTAAGGCCATAGGAGTCCCCGAGGAACAAATACTTAAAAGCCTTATCTTCTTGGTGGACGACGAGCCGGTGTTGGTGCTCATGAGCGGATCCAACAAGGTCGACATAAAAAAGGTTAAAAAGGCCTTGGGGGCACGAAAGGTCAAGATGGCCGGTCCGGAGTACATCGAGGAAAACTTCGGCTATAAGGTCGGAGGCGTGCCTCCTGTTGGTTACGATACTAAGATGAGGGCATTGATCGACGAAGATGTCCGAAAGTACGAAATCCTCTGGGCTGCTGCCGGCAACGATCATGCCTTCTTTCCCGTATCGCCGGATGAACTTGTAGCGCTTACGGGCGGTTTAGTCTGCGACCTCAAAAAGCAGTGA
- a CDS encoding Hsp20/alpha crystallin family protein — protein sequence MRRSDLPERRERGPWWNPWWMGIDKLQEEISRVFDEFSNRFMPPVLGGGAISVDVYRKDGNVIVEAELPGLDPKDVDIKVYEDKVILRAEKGASREVESEEVIRSERYYGKISRIISLPVEVIPEKAKAKFKNGLLTITIPEKEPEEEGGYRINIEMED from the coding sequence ATGAGGAGGTCAGATTTACCCGAAAGAAGAGAGCGTGGACCTTGGTGGAATCCCTGGTGGATGGGCATAGATAAATTACAGGAGGAGATAAGCAGAGTGTTTGACGAATTTTCCAACAGATTTATGCCGCCCGTGTTGGGTGGAGGCGCAATTTCGGTTGACGTGTATCGCAAGGACGGAAACGTCATAGTGGAAGCCGAGCTGCCCGGCTTGGATCCTAAGGATGTCGATATAAAGGTTTACGAGGATAAAGTGATCTTAAGGGCGGAGAAGGGCGCAAGCCGCGAGGTAGAATCCGAGGAAGTCATTAGGTCCGAGCGCTACTACGGGAAGATATCCAGGATCATCTCGCTTCCCGTGGAGGTAATACCTGAAAAGGCAAAGGCCAAATTCAAAAACGGGCTTCTGACGATCACCATACCTGAAAAGGAACCTGAAGAGGAAGGCGGCTATCGCATTAACATCGAGATGGAAGATTAG
- a CDS encoding lytic transglycosylase domain-containing protein has translation MRKFLPLIVIMSFILVSAGFFSIKASTQDVDNLFAAKQWKALDEYFKTHGNSLSPRELSVYANALWFQNRYDEALQILLKIQDKFPPSVKPYGEFYTALAFERTNKKEEARTLLYKLWPVSPQLLRFYVSYGLFRTEAGEEREKWARAMLSSAMDDSQKLQALTALFSLNSAGIDEACTLLDIKPLHQDALKLLKNLPLDSDPRIPFYLGYAAFLNGNYREADALLKKISQNSPHWQKAYYYRAYSNYKLKNYDTAAMLWGKLASDNTSFSVSSVGRLATLADNGNVLALDILKEVAGSKSKSARAALYHLMRYYENIGDSATAQALSARILSEENDIYSTKILWQMGWKAWKQKDAPQAAEYFMRAATGVEDDLWASRTLYWASRAYDQAGDTKQAEALKNKLKINYPLTYYGLLVNDLGGKIQGDLPKAFKSKPSQMEEWGFVFWESRILSQRPDPSSRYRASQLLRWLGNYDMAYNVARPLESYIRGDKSISRKLLETLYPRPYEPEVRRSCKEFEVDPHVVWAIMRQESAFNSNATSWVGASGLMQLMPATAKDEANKLKLKDFDLYSPETNIRLGVAHFSWLLGRLKRLPLALAAYNAGIGNVSRWLPNEDNFDITEWIEEIPFNETLTYVRKVLANYEVYSALYGDKI, from the coding sequence TTGCGAAAATTTCTTCCCTTAATTGTGATCATGTCGTTCATCCTCGTCAGCGCTGGTTTTTTTAGCATCAAGGCATCGACACAGGACGTAGATAATTTGTTTGCCGCAAAGCAATGGAAGGCCCTGGACGAATACTTCAAGACGCACGGCAATTCCCTTTCACCCAGAGAGTTATCGGTTTACGCCAATGCACTGTGGTTTCAAAACAGGTACGATGAAGCCCTGCAAATTCTGCTCAAGATACAGGATAAATTCCCTCCCTCCGTAAAGCCCTATGGCGAATTTTACACGGCGTTAGCCTTCGAACGGACCAACAAAAAAGAGGAAGCAAGGACGTTGCTTTACAAGCTGTGGCCCGTGTCTCCTCAGTTGCTTCGTTTCTACGTGTCCTACGGGCTGTTTAGGACCGAAGCAGGTGAAGAAAGGGAAAAGTGGGCAAGGGCCATGCTGTCATCTGCCATGGACGACAGCCAAAAGCTTCAGGCCCTTACTGCTTTGTTCTCTTTAAATTCTGCAGGCATAGATGAAGCATGCACGCTGCTCGACATAAAGCCCCTACATCAGGATGCCTTGAAGCTGCTAAAAAACCTTCCCCTTGACAGCGATCCTCGCATACCCTTCTACTTGGGGTATGCGGCCTTTTTAAACGGAAACTACAGGGAAGCCGACGCGCTACTCAAGAAAATCAGCCAAAACTCGCCTCACTGGCAGAAGGCTTACTACTACAGGGCTTATTCAAATTACAAGCTTAAAAACTACGACACGGCGGCCATGCTTTGGGGAAAGCTCGCGTCGGATAACACCAGCTTTTCCGTTTCCTCCGTCGGTAGGCTTGCCACCTTGGCCGATAATGGCAACGTGCTGGCGTTGGACATCTTGAAGGAAGTGGCTGGTTCAAAGAGCAAATCGGCTAGAGCGGCACTTTATCATTTGATGCGTTACTATGAAAATATAGGCGACAGTGCAACAGCTCAAGCCCTGTCCGCACGCATCCTGTCCGAAGAAAACGACATTTATTCTACGAAGATCCTGTGGCAAATGGGGTGGAAGGCCTGGAAGCAAAAGGATGCACCGCAAGCGGCTGAATATTTTATGCGCGCAGCCACCGGCGTCGAAGATGATCTGTGGGCCTCAAGGACCCTTTATTGGGCATCCCGAGCTTACGATCAGGCAGGTGATACAAAGCAGGCCGAGGCCTTGAAAAACAAGCTAAAGATAAATTATCCCCTTACATATTACGGCTTACTTGTAAATGATCTGGGCGGCAAAATACAGGGCGACCTCCCCAAGGCTTTCAAGAGCAAGCCAAGCCAGATGGAGGAATGGGGCTTCGTGTTTTGGGAAAGCAGGATATTGTCCCAAAGGCCCGATCCTTCCTCTCGCTATAGGGCATCGCAGCTTCTCAGGTGGCTTGGGAACTATGACATGGCCTACAATGTCGCCAGGCCACTTGAATCGTATATCAGGGGGGACAAATCCATATCGAGAAAGCTTTTGGAGACCTTATACCCTAGGCCCTACGAGCCCGAGGTGCGCCGCTCGTGCAAGGAGTTTGAAGTCGATCCCCATGTGGTGTGGGCAATAATGAGACAGGAAAGCGCCTTTAATTCCAACGCGACAAGCTGGGTAGGGGCAAGCGGATTGATGCAGCTCATGCCTGCGACGGCCAAAGACGAGGCAAATAAGTTAAAGCTCAAGGATTTCGACCTATATTCCCCCGAGACCAACATACGGCTGGGCGTCGCTCACTTTTCATGGCTTTTGGGGAGGCTAAAGAGGCTGCCCCTTGCGCTTGCTGCTTATAACGCCGGAATTGGGAACGTATCGCGGTGGTTGCCCAACGAAGACAACTTTGACATTACGGAATGGATCGAAGAGATACCTTTCAATGAAACCCTGACTTACGTGCGAAAGGTCCTGGCCAACTACGAGGTCTACAGCGCTTTATACGGCGACAAAATATGA
- a CDS encoding MATE family efflux transporter, whose product MKMTKTVDMGHDPVSKVLWSLAIPSVITMFAHTVFHIVDTMFIAWLGTVPLAGMSLMLPVIFVEYALMSGCTIGATTLISRNLGMGRLHRGRYLANATLSLVFLLSLLPCALLVPSVKTLFFSYMGASPEALVHIDKYLFWQVWSFPVAAWTLVLDAVYRSQGNATVPMYALLIGNLANIFLDPLLMFTFGMAIGGASLATLIGRSLTLIYSVAKLRQYSQIKPKFNITRNTIPTWRSVITIGLPLSLSQISFSVGAALLNRMLAKYGEAAISGWTLGNRIEDIAFLFVFGFNTALVPFVAYNLGRGAYDRVKEGFIFTAKWSFILMSAVGIVLYLFPYVFLAVFKPEALTLAYSTASIRASTTAYPVIALTIVIGGLFQGAGHTHYNLFTQVIRNILIRYPLAVLLNSIFGINGIWWCQPVSSGFAFLVSLYFLKKLKPELFGTG is encoded by the coding sequence ATGAAGATGACAAAGACAGTAGATATGGGCCACGACCCCGTTTCAAAGGTGCTCTGGAGCCTGGCTATACCCTCTGTTATCACAATGTTTGCTCATACGGTCTTTCACATAGTCGATACCATGTTCATCGCCTGGCTAGGGACAGTTCCCTTGGCAGGGATGTCGCTGATGCTTCCCGTCATCTTCGTCGAGTATGCCCTCATGAGCGGATGTACCATTGGAGCGACTACCCTGATAAGCAGAAATTTGGGGATGGGGAGGCTTCACAGAGGCCGCTATCTCGCCAATGCAACTCTTTCGCTGGTTTTTTTGCTCTCCCTTCTTCCCTGTGCCCTGCTTGTCCCAAGCGTAAAGACCTTGTTTTTTTCATATATGGGGGCAAGTCCCGAAGCCTTGGTCCATATAGATAAGTACCTATTTTGGCAGGTCTGGTCGTTTCCGGTGGCCGCCTGGACGTTGGTGTTGGACGCAGTCTACAGGAGCCAGGGCAATGCTACGGTACCGATGTACGCCTTGCTCATAGGAAACCTCGCCAATATTTTTTTAGATCCCCTGCTCATGTTCACGTTCGGGATGGCGATAGGAGGGGCTTCGCTTGCCACGTTGATCGGAAGGTCGTTGACGCTAATTTATTCCGTAGCCAAATTGAGGCAGTACAGCCAGATAAAACCCAAGTTTAATATCACAAGAAACACCATTCCTACATGGCGCAGCGTAATTACAATAGGGCTTCCGCTTTCGCTTTCTCAGATAAGCTTTTCCGTGGGGGCTGCGCTGCTAAACAGGATGCTTGCCAAGTACGGAGAGGCTGCCATAAGCGGATGGACGCTTGGCAACCGAATAGAGGACATAGCCTTTTTGTTCGTCTTTGGATTTAATACAGCCTTAGTTCCCTTTGTGGCCTACAACCTGGGCAGAGGTGCATATGACAGGGTAAAGGAGGGCTTTATATTCACAGCCAAGTGGTCCTTTATCCTGATGTCTGCCGTAGGTATTGTATTATACCTTTTCCCCTACGTTTTTCTTGCGGTTTTCAAGCCTGAGGCGCTCACTTTAGCTTACTCCACCGCTTCCATTCGAGCCTCGACGACCGCATACCCAGTAATTGCCCTGACCATCGTCATAGGAGGCCTGTTTCAAGGGGCAGGCCATACCCACTACAATTTATTCACCCAGGTAATCAGAAACATCTTGATTCGTTACCCGTTGGCAGTGCTTTTAAACAGCATCTTCGGGATTAACGGCATCTGGTGGTGCCAGCCGGTCTCTTCGGGTTTCGCCTTTTTGGTATCGCTGTATTTCCTAAAAAAACTTAAACCCGAGCTTTTCGGGACAGGATAA
- the carB gene encoding carbamoyl-phosphate synthase large subunit has translation MTIKSILVLGSGPIKIGQAAEFDYAGSQACKALHEEGYRVILLNSNPATIQTDTAMADIVYIKPLTAKTVEAIVKEHHPKGVIATLGGQTALNLCVECEEKGIWREFGVKVLGTPTSAIKTAEGRESFKELMKKIGQPVPASVSASSVDEALGFAGSNRYPLIIRPDYTLGGTGGGVAKKEEELKIKAKEGLEASPVHKILVEEYLSGWREFEFEVMRDSAGNALCVCGMENVDPMGIHTGDSIVVSPIVTLSDFQRNRLRSAALAIVEALDVRGACNVQFALSPDGDSYYVIEVNPRASRSSALASKATGYPIARIAAKIAVGKGLAELPNPITGKGNALSEPKLDYIVVKYPRWPFEKFPTANIQLGTQMKSTGEVMAIGSSFIHALLKAFRSLDAPSPLTDKCFKKATKDELWQHCTLPTHRRMGAILELLRRGKKAEEISGATAIHPYFIKQLQQIISIEKRLKTGLTRDVLTEAKGAGFSDEDIACICEKPTGEIAGLRQGYNIEIKHRKVGGEASLSGYFYGVYEDDVPPVASPAKARSIIVLGSGPIRIAQGVEFDYCCVKAVESLRRRGFRAVMANNNPETVSTDHDISDALYFEPLHVEDVRAILKRERAEGFFCSFGGQTSLKLGLSLAEEGYNMFGTGASAIVEAEDRGRFCDILHKLDIPYPPGEAARDLKEAVDIAEGLGFPVMIRPSFVIGGVDMQVVYEMDDFRRLASLAFSHAPGVALLIDRFLQGKEFEADAVCDGKDVLIPGIFEHLDPAGVHSGDSIALFPDFSLLPQEKGEVLHIVSALSEALSVKGLFNVQFVRHDGKLFVIEANPRASRTVPIASKLTEIPMVDLAVGVALGESLKDAGYGLGILDYKGPLGVKVPVFSTEKLPGADSRLGPQMQSTGESLGVGETFAEALREALQGAGWKIPEKGNILFSVRDDQKSLLAPVASIFYNLGWEIYATPGTAAALKKWGLPSREVPKGAELISAIRSNMFDVIVNIPSLRANTLKDGYAMRRAAIESQVLCLHTLEAAQAVGSSLTGRNHT, from the coding sequence GTGACCATCAAAAGCATACTTGTCTTGGGCTCTGGCCCCATAAAGATAGGCCAGGCTGCGGAGTTCGACTATGCGGGAAGCCAGGCCTGCAAGGCACTTCACGAGGAAGGTTACCGCGTGATACTGCTCAACAGCAACCCCGCTACAATACAAACCGACACTGCGATGGCCGACATCGTTTACATAAAACCACTTACGGCCAAAACCGTGGAGGCCATAGTCAAAGAGCATCACCCCAAAGGAGTCATAGCAACATTGGGCGGGCAAACCGCCCTTAATTTATGCGTAGAGTGCGAAGAGAAGGGTATATGGCGTGAATTTGGCGTCAAGGTCCTGGGCACCCCGACATCCGCTATAAAGACCGCTGAGGGGCGCGAGAGCTTTAAGGAGCTCATGAAAAAAATCGGCCAGCCCGTTCCTGCAAGTGTTTCCGCATCTTCCGTAGATGAAGCGTTGGGGTTTGCCGGCAGCAATCGATATCCATTGATAATCCGGCCAGATTATACCTTGGGCGGCACCGGCGGAGGTGTGGCAAAAAAAGAGGAAGAGCTGAAAATCAAGGCAAAGGAAGGCCTTGAGGCTTCACCAGTCCATAAAATTCTGGTGGAGGAGTACCTGTCGGGGTGGAGGGAGTTCGAGTTCGAGGTCATGAGGGATAGCGCCGGAAATGCCCTATGTGTCTGCGGCATGGAAAACGTCGATCCCATGGGAATTCACACGGGAGACAGCATCGTCGTCTCTCCCATCGTGACACTTTCAGACTTCCAACGAAACCGCTTGCGCTCTGCCGCTTTGGCGATAGTTGAGGCTTTGGACGTACGCGGTGCCTGCAACGTGCAGTTTGCCCTTTCACCCGACGGCGATTCCTATTACGTCATAGAGGTAAACCCCCGCGCCAGCAGGTCAAGCGCCCTGGCAAGCAAGGCCACGGGATACCCCATAGCGAGGATAGCTGCAAAGATTGCCGTGGGCAAAGGCCTGGCGGAACTTCCAAACCCCATCACGGGAAAGGGCAACGCCTTGTCGGAGCCCAAGCTTGATTATATCGTAGTCAAGTACCCCCGCTGGCCCTTTGAAAAGTTTCCAACCGCCAATATACAACTTGGGACGCAGATGAAGTCCACCGGTGAGGTCATGGCAATAGGAAGTTCCTTTATACATGCCCTTCTTAAGGCCTTCCGTTCATTGGATGCACCTTCGCCCCTCACCGACAAATGCTTTAAAAAGGCCACGAAAGACGAGCTGTGGCAGCACTGCACACTTCCCACCCACAGGCGCATGGGCGCTATCCTGGAACTTTTAAGGCGGGGCAAAAAGGCAGAGGAAATTTCGGGCGCTACGGCAATACATCCCTATTTTATAAAACAGCTTCAACAGATCATCTCGATAGAAAAAAGGCTAAAAACCGGACTTACCCGAGATGTCTTGACAGAAGCCAAAGGTGCGGGATTTAGCGACGAGGATATCGCCTGCATCTGCGAAAAACCGACCGGAGAAATAGCGGGCCTGCGCCAGGGCTACAACATCGAGATAAAGCACAGAAAGGTGGGAGGAGAGGCCTCCCTATCGGGATATTTCTATGGCGTTTACGAAGATGATGTCCCTCCAGTCGCTTCTCCGGCGAAAGCTCGTTCAATCATCGTTTTAGGTTCAGGCCCCATTAGGATAGCCCAAGGGGTTGAGTTTGATTATTGCTGCGTAAAGGCCGTTGAAAGCCTGCGGCGCAGGGGCTTTAGGGCCGTAATGGCAAATAATAACCCCGAGACGGTCAGCACCGATCACGATATTTCGGACGCCCTCTACTTTGAGCCCCTTCACGTCGAAGACGTTAGGGCCATTCTGAAGCGCGAAAGGGCCGAAGGGTTTTTCTGCTCCTTCGGAGGACAGACGTCGCTGAAGTTGGGCCTTTCCTTGGCCGAAGAAGGCTATAACATGTTTGGCACCGGCGCCTCGGCGATCGTGGAGGCCGAGGATAGGGGGCGTTTTTGCGATATACTGCACAAGCTTGACATACCCTATCCCCCTGGAGAGGCTGCGAGGGATTTGAAGGAGGCCGTGGATATCGCCGAAGGGTTGGGCTTTCCGGTGATGATAAGGCCAAGTTTCGTCATAGGCGGAGTCGATATGCAGGTGGTTTACGAAATGGATGACTTTAGAAGGCTTGCCTCCCTTGCCTTTTCCCATGCCCCCGGCGTCGCCCTTTTGATCGATCGTTTCCTTCAGGGCAAGGAGTTCGAGGCCGATGCCGTCTGCGACGGAAAGGACGTGCTAATCCCAGGCATCTTCGAACACTTGGACCCAGCCGGTGTGCATTCCGGCGATTCCATAGCCCTTTTTCCTGATTTTTCCCTTTTGCCGCAGGAAAAAGGCGAGGTGCTTCATATAGTTTCAGCCCTTTCTGAAGCATTAAGCGTCAAGGGGCTCTTTAACGTACAATTCGTCCGCCACGACGGCAAGCTTTTCGTAATAGAGGCAAACCCGCGTGCCAGCCGAACCGTCCCCATAGCAAGCAAACTGACGGAAATTCCAATGGTAGACCTGGCCGTCGGCGTTGCCTTGGGAGAAAGCCTTAAAGACGCTGGTTACGGGCTTGGCATTTTGGATTACAAAGGCCCGCTGGGGGTAAAGGTCCCGGTCTTTTCCACTGAGAAGCTCCCAGGAGCAGACAGCAGGCTCGGTCCGCAGATGCAGTCGACGGGAGAGTCTTTAGGCGTTGGGGAGACCTTTGCCGAGGCTTTAAGGGAAGCCCTGCAGGGCGCAGGATGGAAGATACCGGAGAAGGGCAACATCCTTTTCAGCGTCAGAGATGACCAAAAGTCCTTACTTGCTCCTGTAGCCTCGATATTTTACAATCTCGGATGGGAAATTTACGCTACACCAGGCACGGCAGCGGCGCTAAAGAAATGGGGGTTGCCCTCAAGAGAAGTACCCAAGGGAGCGGAGCTTATCTCGGCCATTCGTTCTAACATGTTCGACGTCATAGTAAACATCCCCTCCCTCCGGGCAAATACGCTGAAGGACGGCTATGCCATGAGAAGGGCGGCCATTGAATCTCAAGTGCTTTGCCTTCATACGCTGGAGGCAGCTCAGGCCGTAGGCTCATCGCTTACGGGCAGAAACCATACTTAA
- a CDS encoding metal-dependent transcriptional regulator, which yields MSGLTPRKEDYLKTIFKLSERNKAVRVKDIAQVMGVRAPTVVGIIAMLKEDGYVNQEPYGYLELTDMGREKAKALIQREQLINRFFEYVLELPSKEAKENACAIEHYISPSCLDRFVAFIEFLHTCPYDKPKFLEHFRQFVSTGNGSACVTCCSCDMYKKDEGSN from the coding sequence ATGTCAGGCTTAACGCCAAGAAAAGAAGATTATTTAAAGACAATATTTAAGCTTAGCGAAAGAAACAAGGCCGTCCGCGTTAAAGACATCGCTCAGGTCATGGGCGTGAGGGCACCAACCGTAGTTGGCATCATCGCCATGTTAAAAGAAGATGGCTACGTCAATCAAGAACCTTACGGCTACCTTGAGCTGACGGATATGGGCAGGGAGAAGGCCAAGGCTTTAATCCAAAGGGAGCAGCTCATAAACAGATTCTTTGAATACGTACTTGAACTTCCCAGCAAGGAAGCCAAGGAGAACGCATGCGCCATCGAACATTACATATCGCCCAGCTGCCTTGATCGCTTCGTAGCCTTTATCGAGTTTCTGCACACATGCCCTTACGACAAACCCAAGTTTTTGGAACACTTCAGACAGTTCGTGAGCACAGGCAATGGCTCTGCATGTGTGACCTGTTGTTCCTGTGATATGTATAAAAAAGACGAGGGCTCGAATTAG
- a CDS encoding YrbL family protein, whose amino-acid sequence MYSDEVANVVKLIQNCKYDKALSEAEKALYRATKELGRNHPDLVVYLDLLAGIYEAEGQYSKVKKIRRKALKIWMNAFLPKDSYKYFFADLLPFLFKRKPLQPRFFPKEIIRLSSDLLIHSGSKRDTFVHPKDPRLCIKIDRLWKEGYRVSPRKRLERILMPWLIDFWSNREEARVYRSTALRIGEAFYEHAPRCFGIAMTNLGPGLVVERVCNEDGSFSKPIDVFVKENPDKARHALELLRELYDFLVSHKLVIYDWANPANFLVRQSKSKGDKIIVVDWKTEGTADKDIPLRDIFPALALKKMTYEYSCLYKKISRLCD is encoded by the coding sequence GTGTATTCCGATGAAGTCGCAAACGTCGTTAAATTGATCCAAAACTGCAAATATGATAAAGCCTTGTCCGAAGCCGAAAAGGCCCTGTATAGGGCAACAAAAGAGCTTGGCCGCAACCACCCCGATTTGGTCGTATACTTGGATCTTTTGGCAGGAATTTATGAAGCGGAAGGTCAATACAGCAAGGTAAAAAAGATCCGCAGGAAAGCGCTCAAGATTTGGATGAACGCCTTTCTCCCCAAGGATAGCTATAAGTACTTTTTTGCCGATCTTTTGCCGTTTCTTTTTAAAAGAAAGCCCCTGCAACCGCGCTTTTTTCCAAAAGAGATCATACGCTTAAGCTCTGACCTTTTAATTCACAGCGGAAGCAAGAGGGACACCTTCGTTCATCCCAAGGATCCCCGCCTTTGCATCAAAATCGATAGGCTCTGGAAAGAAGGCTATCGCGTTTCTCCAAGGAAGCGCTTGGAGAGGATTTTAATGCCCTGGCTCATTGATTTTTGGTCAAACCGCGAAGAGGCAAGGGTATACCGTTCTACGGCACTCAGAATAGGAGAAGCTTTTTACGAGCACGCCCCAAGATGTTTTGGCATAGCGATGACAAACCTGGGGCCGGGGCTGGTGGTCGAGCGCGTCTGCAACGAGGACGGTTCGTTTTCTAAACCGATCGACGTTTTCGTCAAAGAAAACCCGGACAAGGCAAGGCATGCCCTTGAACTTTTAAGGGAACTTTACGATTTTCTCGTAAGCCACAAACTGGTGATCTACGACTGGGCCAACCCGGCAAACTTTTTGGTGCGCCAAAGCAAGTCCAAGGGAGACAAGATCATCGTCGTTGATTGGAAGACAGAGGGCACTGCCGATAAGGACATACCGCTGCGCGATATCTTTCCCGCCTTGGCTTTAAAGAAGATGACCTACGAATACAGCTGTTTGTATAAGAAGATATCGCGCCTATGTGACTAA
- a CDS encoding aldo/keto reductase, which produces MKKLGFGLMRLPLIDPENPESIDQDQLNRMVDIFLERGFTYFDTAYLYHQGKSEVAIRKALVERYTRDSFTLTDKLPTWIATKYEDYEAIFEEQLERCGVTYFDYYLLHSLDVKRYAETSELGGFEFVKKLKEQGKIRHIGISFHDKATLLDQILMEHPEIEYVQLQINYLDWDSELIQSGKCYEVATRHKKPVIVMEPVKGGYLANVPAEAVKLFKGYHPDLSVASWAIRFAASLENVFMVLSGMSSFEQMVDNVSVMENFVPLNDDEKRIIKEAVEIIRKNVVIPCTACRYCVDGCPRHIAIPEYFAIYNERKTFGPTPVQVSYYNNLTKEHGKASDCIACGQCEEHCPQHIKIIDALKDVCKELEAED; this is translated from the coding sequence ATGAAAAAACTCGGCTTTGGACTAATGAGACTGCCCCTGATTGATCCCGAGAACCCCGAGAGCATAGATCAGGATCAGTTGAATAGGATGGTAGATATCTTCCTTGAGAGGGGATTTACCTACTTCGATACAGCCTATCTTTACCATCAGGGAAAAAGCGAAGTAGCAATAAGAAAGGCATTGGTTGAAAGGTATACCAGGGACAGCTTCACTTTAACCGACAAACTGCCCACCTGGATTGCCACTAAATACGAGGATTACGAGGCTATTTTTGAGGAGCAGCTCGAAAGGTGCGGTGTAACATATTTCGATTACTATCTCCTTCACAGCCTGGACGTAAAACGCTATGCCGAGACTTCGGAGCTTGGCGGGTTTGAATTCGTAAAAAAGCTTAAAGAGCAGGGCAAGATCAGGCACATCGGCATCTCCTTTCACGATAAGGCTACCCTGCTGGACCAGATACTAATGGAGCATCCCGAGATAGAATACGTGCAGCTTCAGATAAACTATCTGGATTGGGATAGCGAACTCATACAGTCGGGCAAATGTTACGAGGTGGCAACCAGGCACAAAAAGCCCGTTATAGTTATGGAGCCCGTCAAGGGAGGATATCTTGCCAACGTACCTGCCGAGGCAGTTAAGCTGTTTAAGGGCTACCATCCCGACCTAAGCGTCGCCTCCTGGGCAATACGGTTTGCCGCTTCCCTAGAAAACGTCTTCATGGTCTTAAGCGGCATGAGCAGCTTCGAGCAAATGGTAGACAACGTAAGCGTCATGGAAAACTTTGTACCATTGAACGATGATGAAAAAAGGATCATAAAAGAGGCCGTAGAGATAATACGAAAGAACGTCGTCATACCCTGCACGGCATGCAGATATTGCGTCGACGGCTGTCCCAGGCATATAGCAATACCGGAGTACTTTGCCATATATAACGAGCGCAAGACCTTTGGACCTACGCCCGTACAGGTATCCTATTACAACAATCTAACCAAGGAACATGGCAAGGCCTCAGACTGCATAGCCTGCGGCCAGTGCGAGGAGCATTGCCCTCAACACATAAAGATTATCGATGCCCTAAAAGACGTTTGCAAGGAACTTGAGGCGGAAGATTGA